A window of Haliscomenobacter hydrossis DSM 1100 contains these coding sequences:
- a CDS encoding neuraminidase-like domain-containing protein, giving the protein MATFTIQGKITDTIGKPQRGLVIRASDKDFTGENSLGKPVLSDEDGTYRLVFTTADFVIQGKETTAADIVVRAFDREGKLLAKSPMLRGSEQTPDERAGKAPVVVNLVVGRDQDVEDFSVVRGRVTLGSKPVKNQLVRAYDQDLPSKKENRQELGMAYIDAYGRYYIVYTPKKARRAETGTADVVLDVPSTKETETYRSTVYYNAGQELIVDIELQGTPAAAEVEFERYIRIIQPIADEVPFDLLQAADLEFIANETGIPPIHVSYIQLAFAWNVQSKMEADVFYGLLRKGFSQQLPNWTVRRAGEFHVALREAIQESIIVHRSEKDAGEQVRQLLQFLASIVAEGSDTDNPTAVSLAVRSAIADATLSARFLEQYLERPADEDAFWGNMASDEVLGAYVPRIQLGLNLSGITSGNLALTKELLDRPAIGSLQDLTSYSKTDWKSLIEDSQVEIPAFIAGETPEEKAFNYADQIYNRLEDTLPMAYVQSAATNMLEPEVWSGVSQFLDRYPNYNFREKPIGKFIAELRNNSDDPFSGIEAAPRVEESLLRIGRLYNVAGKAERTKVLWEYGYTGASQIAGSPLKTLTRKLTNVLPEKEIVEIYNNAAQVNGMSLLTYSAIMEYLHYSTPSVVENREQPTNHETSRGMGESQVPAGIRNIPNWQELFGSLDSCSCDHCRSVYSPTAYFVDFLHHLLGGEYYVPDVWNEASSPYRELIARRPDLQHLKLTCENTNTRIPYIDLVNEILETYIVFNETLERDSKAPDTGKATADELAAEPQYIEQTAYSATYLGGAVYPLSLPFNLHLETSRAYAAHLGTSLFEIKKTIAGGNTPALNAEYLGLSETDYQILTGKTFAGADTTLDVRPHRLYGYDGPGLDAHLGRLKTFMERCRLTWDEVDALRQTNYLNKGYHLYALLEDPESTEEQKGAIRDLAANHQVFYWTITITGSDPCQLENLFFRYKNGESLSDAHFARIARFIRLWKKLGCTVMELDLLLTAFTQSPGEFIPEAIIENISSALQLRDRLKMPIDQLVCLWYDIPTIGRKSLFRRVFAGVSATQPFFRLDFTQIDLEKAQVNMGYSSGSAAILGNVWGFSSEDVRKNWEKIYPGANAPITISTQSAYYRHALFTQSAKISLADFFKLSEWTNIQAFERPANTLAMLDMVEMVKRSGFTINELQFLVEHTAEYWTDQAPKQEKVLLLAKTIREGLQKVSRDTKLPDSIDRGVVLTKLELWLEPTVATAIVRYLDEDFSFEVPLELEESLNIPNLNATRLQYRDKEKKLISTGFMTNVERDHLMSLLPSDAFRTAIQTLFGLSETQKSNFNQWLGEDNILQFIPGTPDLPAFNRLFNSPEIMDAETGRRDKQRVFRYFLQQLLPFLRLQLREKLLIDLLAGEFSLTPELVALIYRKGIRHSFDKEAISAVEMGGIECFSVPAGASETVGYGPVDTVWAVGTNTAVQRADWNGYMIAPASEEFTLYIDAKDQVQFWLDDNLLINNRREQDRTVHQFKATLKAGKLYSFRLLQLNIRPGADAVTRLSWSHKNMERQVIHPDHLLDANLFNSFYQQYVSFTKASLLTNKFQLTAEEVEWMLGRGASDFDHLDLYQPNFNHWLRLAQYAALQKESGISTSAGLIPIFQTADANKSNQDIDGKIVQVLGWTTAEISAIRSHYRPTTGELRNEILLSRLQKQISFSRKLKIELKQLFTWTSETDFSRLSNHMKQALSARYDGSEWLEIAKKINDPLRARRRDVLMDYLLARFQAIPQEEEGLEARITTPADLYAYFLIDVEMDPCMSTSRIVQANASLQLFAQRCLMNLEKNVSPETIDLDRYEWMRKYRVWEANRKVFLYPENWIEPELRDDKSEFFKALESELLQGEVTEENAQKALLDYLYKLDSIAYPDVRAFCEDPDSGELHVIARTHHTPQQYFYRKRTADQRWLAWEKVNVDVEGDSQAMVVWKGRLYLFWLNFFEKNTSDNLSEQYWEVKLVWSEYDGKSWLPKQISNHYIISPTTFAFDSRYPNAKYRKELKSHFITLKKSSTLNIEINFSYPEFEVTPNVYGQSDWWNCAYYRVGKFIFYSFGQAPTTEDHDIIAQVRNIGPFFIKGHFYTLRRQFQLFQTNNTGLILLSESNIPHINIILKQFINDRNNSKSFFIKKVRIFDQINLHYDVLLDSFYYSFSQDFIKSIHDEGVSALFNKDNQLLKEGVGSNQSTEIGYRDTIFFHFYQPDNRGPVRIPENYFPKESVDFSQELPYSVYNWEIFFHIPMLIANRLHQNQRFQEAQQWYHYIFNPTASDNENSPKRFWNVLPFRSSPTENIENLLRKLQLPADHPEKQEVISQIQAWRSNPFNPHLIARFRHSAYMKNVVMKYIDNLLAWGDSLFSQDTMESINEATQIYLLAAEVLGPRPVKIPRRTTSKPETYDALRERLDEFGNAFEDSLDFGPTSATTTALNEENSLNVNKRLSFYFCIPDNSFLLKYWDTVADRLFKIRHCQNIEGIVRQLDLFEPEIDPALLVRAKALGLDIGSVLRDLHAPLPHYRFTYILQKAFEICAEVKALGNSLLSALEKKDAEELSRIRAKQETQMLNLIMEIKLLQLQDARTMRENLDKNRESASYRWRYYKTMLGEQDVEIPELGTTIQETQLPSASDYGNLSGFESEDLEKAREAKDFGLIANTINLSASVAHFFPNIHVGWGAGTTFGGSNIGSAISAIAKGVEMEASLKSYDALRASKLGGFYRRQQEWTLQCNLAAKEIMSIDKQIASADIRISIAEKELNNHYQQIENAREIESFLRSKWTNEELYGWMQGAISGIFFQSYQLAFDLAKRAEKTFRYELGVTDSNYIQFGYWDGRYKGLLAGERLHLALKQLEKAYLDQNRRELELTKHVSLKLLNPLALLQLREAGKCDFAIPEELFDLDFPGHYFRRIKSVSISIPCVAGPYTTINATLRLKKSRIRAKANLTEELVDNFAGIQSIATSAAQNDSGLFELNFRDERYLPFEGTGAVSEWTLEMMEDRNLRQFDYNTIADVIVHMRYTAREGVDKNKVTGALKDKLKAITGETVLSRLFSLRHDFPNEWHAWKKAEAEVFTLKLEKHHFPYFAQLGEISIEEYKVYKKGEYPNTVISSAEKHTIKTALALTGLLHPKPDDNLLDYFLVLNYSVGEPDDHEKSQENPPSTGLRT; this is encoded by the coding sequence CGGGATGGCTTATATCGACGCTTATGGCCGTTATTATATTGTCTATACGCCCAAAAAAGCGCGCCGGGCTGAGACCGGAACCGCCGATGTCGTGTTGGATGTGCCGTCCACGAAAGAAACGGAAACATATCGTTCGACTGTCTATTACAATGCGGGGCAGGAATTGATCGTGGACATTGAATTGCAGGGAACTCCGGCGGCCGCGGAAGTGGAGTTTGAACGATACATCCGCATCATCCAGCCAATAGCCGATGAAGTACCCTTCGACCTGCTCCAGGCTGCGGATCTGGAATTTATAGCCAATGAAACGGGAATCCCCCCGATTCATGTGTCTTATATCCAATTGGCTTTTGCCTGGAATGTGCAAAGCAAAATGGAAGCGGATGTATTTTACGGCCTGCTGCGCAAGGGTTTTTCACAGCAATTGCCGAATTGGACAGTTCGCCGCGCGGGGGAGTTTCATGTTGCCCTTCGGGAAGCAATTCAGGAAAGCATCATTGTCCATCGCTCAGAAAAGGACGCAGGGGAGCAAGTCCGGCAACTTCTGCAGTTTTTGGCAAGTATTGTGGCTGAGGGTTCGGATACGGACAATCCGACCGCCGTTTCCTTAGCAGTTCGGTCGGCCATTGCCGATGCTACGCTCAGCGCTCGATTTCTTGAACAATACCTGGAGCGCCCTGCTGATGAGGACGCCTTCTGGGGAAACATGGCCAGTGATGAGGTATTGGGCGCTTATGTTCCCCGCATCCAATTGGGCTTAAACCTGTCCGGTATAACGTCTGGCAATCTGGCTTTGACCAAAGAATTGCTCGACCGACCCGCAATAGGAAGTTTGCAGGACTTGACCAGTTATTCCAAAACGGACTGGAAATCCCTGATAGAAGACAGTCAGGTGGAGATACCCGCTTTCATTGCCGGAGAGACCCCGGAAGAGAAGGCTTTTAACTATGCTGATCAAATATACAACCGGTTGGAAGACACCCTGCCGATGGCATACGTACAGTCGGCAGCGACCAATATGTTGGAACCCGAAGTATGGAGCGGCGTTAGCCAGTTTTTGGACCGTTACCCCAATTACAATTTCCGGGAAAAACCCATTGGTAAATTCATTGCTGAACTCCGGAACAACTCCGACGATCCGTTTTCAGGGATTGAAGCCGCGCCTCGGGTAGAAGAATCTTTGTTGCGAATAGGCCGACTGTATAATGTCGCGGGCAAGGCCGAACGAACGAAGGTATTGTGGGAGTATGGCTATACTGGTGCATCCCAGATCGCGGGTTCACCGCTCAAAACCTTGACAAGGAAGTTGACCAACGTTCTGCCGGAAAAGGAGATTGTAGAAATATACAACAATGCAGCACAGGTCAACGGCATGAGCTTACTGACCTATAGCGCTATCATGGAGTACCTGCATTACAGCACGCCTTCCGTTGTCGAGAACAGGGAACAACCCACTAACCATGAAACCTCAAGGGGTATGGGGGAAAGTCAGGTTCCGGCTGGCATTAGAAACATCCCCAATTGGCAGGAGCTATTTGGCAGCCTGGATAGTTGTAGTTGCGATCATTGCCGATCTGTGTACAGTCCAACCGCGTATTTTGTGGATTTTTTGCACCACTTGCTGGGTGGGGAATACTATGTTCCAGACGTATGGAACGAAGCATCAAGCCCTTATCGAGAATTGATCGCCCGTCGCCCAGATCTGCAGCATTTGAAGCTTACCTGCGAAAACACCAACACGCGAATCCCGTACATAGACCTGGTAAATGAAATTCTGGAAACCTATATTGTTTTTAATGAAACCCTGGAACGTGACAGCAAGGCGCCGGACACCGGCAAAGCCACGGCGGATGAGTTGGCTGCGGAGCCGCAATACATAGAACAAACTGCCTATAGCGCTACCTACCTTGGCGGCGCAGTGTATCCCCTTTCCCTTCCTTTCAACCTGCATTTGGAAACTTCCCGGGCGTATGCTGCCCATCTGGGCACCTCCTTGTTTGAGATCAAAAAAACGATTGCCGGAGGTAATACCCCCGCCCTGAATGCGGAATACCTGGGCCTTTCGGAAACGGATTATCAAATACTAACGGGTAAAACCTTTGCCGGCGCTGACACAACACTCGATGTTCGGCCCCATCGCTTGTATGGTTATGACGGCCCGGGTTTGGATGCTCATTTAGGTCGTCTCAAAACATTCATGGAGCGCTGCCGCCTGACTTGGGATGAAGTTGATGCGCTGCGTCAGACCAATTATCTGAATAAAGGATACCATTTGTACGCCTTATTGGAAGATCCCGAAAGCACAGAGGAACAGAAGGGGGCTATTAGGGATTTGGCCGCTAACCATCAGGTATTTTACTGGACGATAACGATCACAGGGAGCGACCCCTGCCAGTTAGAGAACCTGTTTTTTCGATATAAAAATGGAGAATCCCTGAGCGACGCGCACTTCGCCCGTATTGCGCGGTTTATCCGCCTGTGGAAAAAACTTGGGTGTACAGTGATGGAGCTCGACCTCCTGCTCACGGCATTTACCCAAAGTCCCGGCGAGTTCATACCGGAAGCCATCATCGAGAATATCTCTTCTGCTCTTCAGTTGCGGGATAGATTGAAGATGCCAATTGACCAACTGGTGTGCTTATGGTACGACATTCCAACGATTGGCCGGAAATCCCTCTTCAGGCGGGTATTTGCCGGAGTCAGCGCTACACAACCCTTTTTTAGGTTGGATTTTACCCAAATAGACCTGGAAAAGGCGCAGGTGAATATGGGTTATTCCAGCGGTTCGGCTGCGATTCTGGGCAATGTATGGGGATTCTCGTCGGAGGATGTTCGTAAAAATTGGGAAAAAATTTATCCCGGCGCTAACGCTCCCATCACCATTTCTACCCAGTCAGCATATTACCGTCATGCACTGTTTACTCAATCTGCAAAAATTTCTCTCGCCGATTTTTTCAAACTCAGCGAGTGGACCAATATCCAGGCTTTTGAGCGTCCGGCCAATACCCTGGCCATGCTGGATATGGTCGAGATGGTAAAAAGATCAGGATTTACCATAAATGAACTTCAATTCCTGGTAGAGCATACGGCAGAATATTGGACGGATCAGGCGCCTAAGCAGGAAAAGGTCTTATTGCTGGCAAAAACCATTCGAGAAGGTTTGCAAAAAGTGAGCCGCGATACGAAATTGCCCGATTCTATCGACCGGGGAGTCGTGCTGACAAAACTTGAGTTGTGGTTGGAGCCAACAGTAGCTACAGCCATTGTCCGGTACCTTGATGAGGATTTTTCATTTGAAGTACCCTTGGAACTGGAAGAAAGTCTAAACATTCCTAATCTCAATGCAACCCGGCTTCAATACCGGGACAAAGAAAAAAAGCTTATTTCCACTGGGTTTATGACGAATGTGGAGCGGGATCATTTAATGTCGCTCTTGCCGTCAGATGCCTTTAGGACTGCCATCCAAACGCTTTTTGGGCTTTCGGAAACCCAGAAATCAAATTTCAATCAATGGCTGGGGGAGGATAATATATTGCAATTTATCCCCGGAACGCCGGATCTGCCGGCCTTCAACCGCTTGTTCAATTCACCGGAAATCATGGATGCGGAAACCGGGCGCCGGGATAAACAACGCGTCTTCAGGTACTTTTTACAACAGCTTTTGCCATTTCTAAGGCTACAGTTGCGGGAAAAATTACTCATTGACCTGTTAGCGGGTGAATTTAGCCTTACCCCGGAACTGGTGGCTTTAATCTATCGCAAGGGCATCAGGCATTCTTTTGACAAAGAGGCAATTTCGGCTGTAGAAATGGGCGGTATTGAGTGTTTTTCTGTGCCAGCAGGCGCGTCAGAGACGGTAGGCTATGGGCCGGTGGATACAGTGTGGGCTGTAGGTACTAATACAGCGGTGCAACGCGCCGACTGGAATGGCTACATGATAGCCCCCGCTTCGGAAGAGTTTACCCTCTATATTGATGCAAAAGATCAGGTTCAGTTTTGGCTGGATGATAACCTGTTAATTAATAATAGAAGGGAACAGGATAGAACCGTACACCAATTCAAAGCCACACTGAAAGCGGGTAAATTGTACTCTTTCCGCCTGTTGCAACTCAATATCCGGCCTGGCGCAGATGCAGTAACGAGGTTGAGCTGGAGCCATAAAAACATGGAGCGGCAGGTCATCCACCCCGATCATCTGCTGGATGCTAATCTATTCAATAGCTTTTATCAGCAGTACGTATCCTTTACCAAAGCGAGCTTATTGACGAATAAATTCCAGTTGACCGCCGAAGAGGTGGAATGGATGTTGGGGCGCGGGGCAAGTGATTTTGATCATCTGGATTTGTACCAGCCCAATTTCAATCATTGGTTGCGTTTGGCCCAATATGCTGCACTGCAAAAGGAATCGGGCATCTCTACTTCCGCAGGACTTATTCCCATTTTCCAAACGGCAGATGCAAACAAGAGCAACCAGGATATTGACGGTAAAATTGTACAGGTTTTGGGTTGGACGACAGCGGAAATAAGTGCAATCAGAAGTCATTACCGCCCGACTACTGGCGAGCTACGCAATGAAATCCTGCTCAGTCGGCTACAAAAACAAATCAGTTTTAGCCGCAAACTAAAAATTGAACTGAAACAACTTTTTACCTGGACAAGCGAAACCGATTTTTCCCGCCTTTCCAATCACATGAAGCAAGCACTAAGCGCGCGTTATGATGGCTCAGAATGGCTGGAAATCGCCAAAAAAATCAATGATCCCCTGCGTGCGCGCCGTCGGGATGTATTAATGGACTATTTGCTTGCCCGCTTTCAAGCCATTCCTCAGGAAGAAGAAGGTCTTGAAGCAAGAATTACGACGCCTGCCGACCTTTACGCCTACTTCCTGATCGATGTCGAGATGGATCCCTGCATGTCCACTTCACGGATCGTACAGGCCAACGCTTCGCTTCAATTGTTCGCGCAACGGTGCTTGATGAACCTCGAAAAAAATGTTAGCCCGGAAACAATAGACCTTGACCGGTATGAATGGATGCGAAAATACCGCGTCTGGGAAGCCAACCGCAAGGTATTCCTGTATCCCGAAAACTGGATCGAGCCGGAACTGCGCGACGACAAGAGCGAGTTTTTTAAAGCACTGGAAAGCGAATTGCTGCAAGGCGAAGTAACAGAGGAGAATGCCCAAAAAGCATTACTGGACTACCTCTACAAATTAGACAGCATTGCTTATCCGGATGTACGCGCCTTTTGTGAAGACCCGGATTCGGGTGAATTGCACGTCATCGCCCGTACGCATCATACTCCCCAGCAGTATTTTTATCGAAAACGTACGGCGGATCAAAGATGGCTGGCTTGGGAGAAGGTGAATGTGGACGTGGAGGGGGATAGTCAGGCGATGGTAGTCTGGAAAGGGAGACTGTATTTATTTTGGCTGAACTTTTTTGAAAAAAACACATCGGATAACCTTTCAGAGCAGTATTGGGAAGTTAAATTAGTTTGGAGTGAATACGATGGAAAGAGTTGGTTGCCAAAGCAAATATCGAACCATTATATAATTTCACCCACGACCTTTGCTTTTGATTCCAGATACCCTAATGCTAAATACCGTAAAGAATTAAAAAGTCATTTTATTACGCTTAAAAAATCATCTACATTAAATATTGAAATTAATTTTAGTTACCCTGAATTTGAGGTTACACCCAATGTGTATGGTCAGTCAGATTGGTGGAACTGTGCATATTATCGTGTTGGTAAATTTATATTCTATTCATTTGGACAGGCTCCAACTACTGAAGATCATGATATTATTGCGCAAGTAAGAAACATTGGACCATTTTTTATAAAAGGCCATTTCTATACACTTAGAAGACAATTTCAATTATTTCAAACAAATAATACAGGATTAATATTACTTTCAGAAAGTAACATCCCTCATATAAACATTATTTTAAAGCAATTTATTAATGACAGAAACAACTCAAAATCTTTTTTTATAAAGAAGGTCAGAATATTTGACCAGATTAATTTACATTATGATGTTTTATTAGACTCATTTTATTATTCTTTTTCTCAAGACTTTATTAAATCCATTCATGACGAGGGAGTGTCTGCCTTGTTTAACAAGGATAATCAACTTTTAAAAGAGGGGGTAGGTTCTAATCAAAGCACCGAAATCGGGTATCGGGATACCATTTTTTTTCATTTTTACCAGCCAGATAATAGAGGCCCTGTAAGAATTCCAGAAAATTACTTTCCAAAGGAGTCAGTAGATTTTAGCCAGGAACTTCCATATTCAGTTTACAACTGGGAAATCTTCTTCCACATCCCCATGCTTATTGCCAATCGCCTGCACCAAAATCAACGTTTCCAGGAAGCCCAGCAATGGTACCACTACATTTTTAATCCGACAGCAAGCGATAATGAAAATTCTCCAAAGCGCTTTTGGAATGTGTTGCCATTCCGGAGCAGCCCAACCGAAAACATTGAAAATCTATTAAGGAAGCTACAGTTGCCAGCCGATCATCCGGAAAAGCAGGAGGTCATCAGTCAGATCCAGGCCTGGCGTAGCAATCCGTTTAATCCACACCTGATTGCACGTTTCCGTCACAGCGCCTACATGAAAAATGTAGTGATGAAATACATTGACAACCTGTTGGCTTGGGGCGATAGTTTGTTCAGCCAGGATACGATGGAATCCATCAATGAGGCAACTCAGATTTACCTGCTGGCGGCAGAGGTCTTGGGGCCAAGACCGGTGAAAATACCGCGCCGAACTACATCTAAACCGGAAACTTATGACGCTCTGCGTGAAAGGCTGGATGAGTTCGGCAATGCCTTCGAGGATTCGCTCGACTTCGGACCTACTTCCGCAACGACGACCGCATTGAACGAAGAAAATAGCCTCAATGTCAACAAAAGGCTATCCTTCTACTTCTGCATTCCTGACAACAGCTTTTTGTTGAAATATTGGGATACAGTAGCCGATCGCTTATTTAAGATTCGCCACTGCCAAAATATTGAAGGCATTGTGCGCCAACTGGATCTTTTTGAACCGGAAATTGATCCAGCGCTGTTGGTGAGGGCCAAAGCTTTGGGATTAGATATTGGTAGCGTACTACGCGACCTGCATGCACCGCTGCCGCATTATCGCTTTACCTACATACTGCAAAAAGCATTTGAAATTTGCGCGGAAGTGAAGGCATTGGGGAATAGCCTCTTGTCTGCCCTGGAGAAAAAGGATGCTGAGGAATTGAGCAGGATTAGAGCAAAACAGGAAACGCAGATGCTGAACCTGATAATGGAAATCAAATTATTGCAATTGCAGGATGCCCGAACGATGCGAGAGAATCTGGACAAAAACAGAGAAAGTGCATCATACAGATGGCGATACTATAAAACCATGTTGGGAGAGCAGGATGTGGAAATCCCTGAATTGGGTACTACTATTCAAGAAACTCAATTGCCAAGTGCAAGTGATTATGGGAATCTTAGCGGGTTTGAGTCGGAGGATTTGGAGAAAGCTAGAGAGGCTAAAGACTTCGGCTTAATTGCAAATACTATTAACTTAAGTGCTTCTGTTGCACATTTTTTTCCGAATATTCACGTTGGTTGGGGAGCAGGAACTACTTTTGGTGGATCAAACATAGGCAGTGCAATTTCTGCAATTGCAAAAGGAGTGGAGATGGAAGCATCTCTCAAAAGCTATGATGCCTTACGTGCAAGTAAATTAGGTGGGTTTTATAGAAGGCAACAAGAATGGACGCTCCAATGCAACCTCGCTGCCAAAGAGATCATGAGCATAGACAAGCAAATTGCCTCTGCCGATATCCGGATCAGTATCGCGGAAAAGGAATTGAACAACCATTACCAGCAAATCGAAAACGCCCGGGAAATCGAAAGTTTTCTCCGCAGCAAATGGACCAACGAGGAACTGTACGGCTGGATGCAAGGCGCCATTTCCGGTATTTTCTTTCAGTCTTATCAGTTGGCTTTTGATCTGGCCAAACGGGCAGAAAAAACCTTTCGGTATGAATTGGGGGTAACTGATAGCAATTACATTCAATTCGGGTACTGGGATGGCCGCTACAAAGGCCTCCTCGCCGGCGAGCGCCTCCACCTGGCCCTCAAACAGCTCGAAAAAGCCTACCTCGACCAAAACCGCCGTGAACTGGAACTCACCAAACACGTTTCCCTCAAACTCCTCAACCCCCTTGCGCTCCTCCAACTGCGCGAAGCCGGCAAATGTGACTTTGCCATCCCCGAGGAGCTATTCGACCTTGATTTCCCCGGGCACTACTTCCGCCGCATCAAGTCGGTGAGTATTTCGATCCCCTGTGTAGCCGGGCCCTACACTACGATCAACGCTACCCTGCGCCTCAAAAAAAGCCGGATCAGGGCCAAAGCCAATTTAACCGAGGAATTGGTGGACAATTTCGCGGGCATCCAATCCATCGCCACCAGCGCTGCGCAAAATGATTCGGGGCTCTTCGAGCTCAATTTCCGGGATGAACGTTACCTGCCTTTTGAAGGTACGGGGGCCGTTAGCGAATGGACTTTGGAGATGATGGAAGATAGAAATCTTCGCCAGTTCGACTACAATACCATTGCGGATGTGATTGTGCATATGCGGTATACAGCCAGGGAAGGAGTCGACAAAAACAAAGTAACTGGGGCACTTAAGGACAAGCTCAAGGCGATTACTGGAGAAACTGTGCTGTCCCGCCTCTTCTCCCTCCGCCACGACTTCCCCAACGAGTGGCATGCCTGGAAGAAAGCAGAAGCAGAAGTTTTTACGCTGAAACTGGAAAAGCACCATTTCCCCTACTTCGCCCAGTTGGGAGAAATTTCAATTGAAGAGTATAAAGTGTACAAAAAAGGTGAGTATCCAAATACTGTAATAAGCTCAGCGGAGAAGCATACCATCAAGACAGCTTTGGCACTAACTGGCCTCCTTCATCCAAAGCCAGATGACAACTTGCTGGATTACTTTTTGGTGCTGAATTACAGTGTAGGTGAACCGGATGACCACGAAAAATCTCAAGAAAACCCGCCTAGTACTGGCCTCCGTACGTAG